A section of the Burkholderia mallei ATCC 23344 genome encodes:
- the tuf gene encoding elongation factor Tu, which produces MAKEKFERTKPHVNVGTIGHVDHGKTTLTAAIATVLSAKFGGEAKKYDEIDAAPEEKARGITINTAHIEYETANRHYAHVDCPGHADYVKNMITGAAQMDGAILVCSAADGPMPQTREHILLARQVGVPYIIVFLNKCDMVDDAELLELVEMEVRELLSKYDFPGDDTPIIKGSAKLALEGDKGELGEVAIMNLADALDTYIPTPERAVDGAFLMPVEDVFSISGRGTVVTGRVERGVIKVGEEIEIVGIKATAKTTCTGVEMFRKLLDQGQAGDNVGILLRGTKREDVERGQVLAKPGSITPHTHFTAEVYVLSKDEGGRHTPFFNNYRPQFYFRTTDVTGSIELPKDKEMVMPGDNVSITVKLIAPIAMEEGLRFAIREGGRTVGAGVVAKIIE; this is translated from the coding sequence ATGGCCAAGGAAAAGTTTGAGCGGACCAAGCCGCACGTGAACGTTGGTACGATTGGTCACGTTGACCACGGCAAGACGACGCTGACGGCAGCGATCGCGACGGTGCTGTCGGCGAAGTTCGGCGGCGAAGCGAAGAAGTACGACGAAATCGACGCGGCGCCGGAAGAAAAGGCGCGCGGCATCACGATCAACACCGCGCACATCGAGTACGAAACGGCGAACCGCCACTACGCACACGTGGACTGCCCGGGCCACGCCGACTACGTGAAGAACATGATCACGGGCGCGGCGCAGATGGACGGCGCGATCCTGGTGTGCTCGGCCGCTGACGGCCCGATGCCGCAAACGCGTGAGCACATCCTGCTGGCGCGTCAGGTCGGTGTGCCGTACATCATCGTGTTCCTGAACAAGTGCGACATGGTGGACGACGCGGAGCTGCTCGAGCTGGTCGAAATGGAAGTGCGCGAACTGCTGTCGAAGTACGACTTCCCGGGCGACGACACGCCGATCATCAAGGGTTCGGCGAAGCTGGCGCTGGAAGGCGACAAGGGCGAGCTGGGCGAAGTGGCGATCATGAACCTGGCCGACGCGCTGGACACGTACATCCCGACGCCGGAGCGTGCGGTCGACGGCGCGTTCCTGATGCCGGTGGAAGACGTGTTCTCGATCTCGGGCCGTGGTACGGTGGTGACGGGTCGTGTCGAGCGCGGCGTGATCAAGGTTGGCGAGGAAATCGAAATCGTCGGTATCAAGGCGACGGCGAAGACGACCTGCACGGGCGTGGAAATGTTCCGCAAGCTGCTGGACCAGGGTCAGGCGGGCGACAACGTCGGTATCCTGCTGCGCGGCACAAAGCGTGAAGACGTGGAGCGCGGCCAGGTTCTGGCGAAGCCGGGTTCGATCACGCCGCACACGCACTTCACGGCAGAAGTGTACGTGCTGAGCAAGGACGAAGGCGGCCGCCACACGCCGTTCTTCAACAACTACCGTCCGCAGTTCTACTTCCGTACGACGGACGTGACGGGCTCGATCGAGCTGCCGAAGGACAAGGAAATGGTGATGCCGGGCGACAACGTGTCGATCACGGTGAAGCTGATCGCGCCGATCGCGATGGAAGAAGGTCTGCGCTTCGCGATCCGCGAAGGCGGTCGCACCGTCGGCGCCGGCGTCGTCGCCAAGATCATCGAGTAA